In the genome of Syntrophorhabdaceae bacterium, one region contains:
- a CDS encoding CBS domain-containing protein — protein sequence MQTVKEILHVKGHEVWSISPYVTMFEALKRMAEKEVGALVVIDGGRAVGIVTERDYARKLVLHGKSSKDTNIKEIMATKLYSVKLEDPVDHCVKLMVAKHVRHLLVYDGAKLTGILSLKDLAKTLIPGGENWASPSVMDT from the coding sequence AGACCGTTAAAGAAATTCTTCATGTGAAAGGACACGAGGTTTGGTCAATATCACCATATGTAACTATGTTTGAAGCGCTGAAGCGTATGGCTGAAAAGGAGGTAGGCGCGCTCGTTGTTATCGATGGTGGTCGGGCAGTTGGGATCGTTACAGAAAGGGACTACGCAAGAAAGCTCGTCCTCCATGGAAAGTCATCGAAGGATACAAATATAAAAGAGATTATGGCTACAAAGCTGTATTCTGTAAAACTTGAAGACCCTGTTGACCATTGCGTCAAACTCATGGTGGCAAAACATGTCAGGCATCTTCTTGTATATGACGGTGCAAAATTAACCGGTATCCTGTCTCTCAAGGATCTGGCAAAAACCCTTATACCGGGAGGA